A genomic region of Cannabis sativa cultivar Pink pepper isolate KNU-18-1 chromosome 1, ASM2916894v1, whole genome shotgun sequence contains the following coding sequences:
- the LOC115704215 gene encoding uncharacterized mitochondrial protein AtMg00810-like, which yields MVTFKLLLAISSIKPTLQIDINNVFLNGDLQEKVYMALPPGFTPPNTEDNSNLVCKLHKSIYDLKQSSRQWYKKLSDALLTIGFSQSQANYTLFTRGFNDQFVALLVYVDDIIITGPNIHLLHQLQESLNAQFQLKALGPLKYFLGFEIARSVEGVFLSQQKYTLQLLEDTDYTRSKPAKTPMDPRTKLDDQQGNLLDDPSSYQQLIGRLLYLTLLRPDIKFAVNTLSQFMSSPHTTHMQAVHHLLKYLKGIPGQGLLYSSNSSLHLKGFSNSDWAACPTTRRSITGFCIFIGDCLISWKTKKQTTFSKSSAEAKYRALASTSSEIT from the coding sequence ATGGTTACTTTCAAGTTATTGCTGGCTATTTCCTCCATCAAGCCTACTTTGCAAATCGACATCAACAATGTCTTCCTCAACGGAGATCTCCAAGAAAAAGTCTACATGGCATTGCCTCCTGGATTCACCCCTCCCAACACAGAGGACAATTCTAACCTAGTTTGCAAACTACACAAATCTATCTACGACCTCAAACAGTCTTCAAGACAATGGTATAAGAAGCTCTCTGATGCTCTTCTCACAATAGGCTTCTCCCAATCCCAAGCCAACTACACTTTATTCACACGAGGATTTAATGACCAGTTCGTTGCACTCCTCGTCTATGTTGACGACATTATCATCACAGGTCCCAACATTCACCTTCTTCACCAGTTGCAAGAGTCCCTTAATGCCCAGTTTCAACTCAAGGCCTTGGGaccacttaaatattttttgggCTTCGAAATTGCTAGATCAGTAGAAGGTGTATTTTTGTCTCAACAAAAATACACCCTACAACTCCTTGAAGACACTGACTACACAAGAAGTAAACCTGCAAAAACCCCAATGGATCCCAGAACGAAGCTTGATGACCAACAAGGAAATCTTTTGGATGATCCCTCTTCATACCAACAGCTTATAGGCAGACTTCTTTACCTCACTCTTTTAAGGCCTGACATAAAATTCGCCGTCAACACTTTGAGTCAATTCATGTCATCTCCACACACTACACACATGCAAGCTGTGCATCATCTTCTCAAATATCTAAAAGGTATCCCTGGACAAGGTCTCCTTTACAGTTCCAATTCGTCTTTACACCTCAAAGGCTTCTCCAACTCGGACTGGGCTGCTTGCCCCACAACAAGACGATCCATAACTGGTTTTTGTATCTTCATAGGAGACTGTCTAATTTCATggaaaacaaagaaacaaactACTTTTTCTAAAAGCTCTGCCGAGGCCAAATATAGAGCCCTTGCCAGCACCAGTAGTGAGATAACTTAG